A section of the Chlorocebus sabaeus isolate Y175 chromosome 17, mChlSab1.0.hap1, whole genome shotgun sequence genome encodes:
- the PGC gene encoding gastricsin isoform X1 — MKWLVVVLLCLQLLEAAVVKVPLKKFKSIRETMKEKGLLGEFLRTHKYDPAWKYRFGDLSVSYEPMAYMDAAYFGEISIGTPPQNFLVLFDTGSSNLWVPSVYCQSQACTSHSRFNPSESSTYSTNGQTFSLQYGSGSLTGFFGYDTLTVQSIQVPNQEFGLSENEPGTNFVYAQFDGIMGLAYPTLSVDGATTAMQGMVQEGALTSPIFSVYLSDQQGSSGGAVVFGGVDSSLYTGQIYWAPVTQELYWQIGIEEFLIGGQASGWCSEGCQAIVDTGTSLLTVPQQYMSALLQATGAQEDEYGQFLVNCNSIQDLPTLTFIINGVEFPLPPSSYILNNNGYCTVGVEPTYLSAQNSQPLWILGDVFLRSYYSIYDLSNNRVGFATAA; from the exons ATGAAGTGGTTGGTGGtggtcttgctctgcctccagcTCTTGGAGGCAGCAGTGGTCAA AGTGCCCCTGAAGAAATTTAAGTCTATCCGTGAGACCATGAAGGAGAAGGGCTTGCTGGGGGAGTTCCTGAGGACACACAAGTATGATCCTGCTTGGAAGTACCGCTTTGGTGACCTCAGCGTATCCTACGAGCCCATGGCCTACATGGAT GCTGCCTACTTTGGTGAGATCAGCATCGGGACTCCACCCCAGAACTTCCTGGTCCTTTTTGACACCGGCTCCTCCAACTTGTGGGTGCCCTCTGTCTACTGCCAGAGCCAGGCCTGCA CCAGTCACTCCCGCTTCAACCCCAGCGAGTCCTCCACCTACTCCACCAACGGGCAGACCTTCTCCCTGCAGTATGGCAGCGGCAGCCTCACCGGCTTCTTTGGCTACGACACTCTGACT GTCCAGAGCATCCAGGTCCCCAACCAGGAGTTCGGCTTGAGTGAGAATGAGCCTGGTACCAATTTCGTCTATGCTCAGTTTGATGGCATCATGGGCCTGGCCTACCCTACTCTGTCCGTGGATGGGGCCACCACAGCTATGCAGGGCATGGTGCAGGAGGGCGCCCTCACCAGCCCCATCTTCAGCGTCTACCTCAGCGA CCAGCAGGGCTCCAGCGGGGGAGCGGTTGTCTTTGGGGGTGTGGATAGCAGCCTGTACACGGGGCAGATCTACTGGGCGCCTGTCACCCAGGAGCTCTACTGGCAGATTGGCATTGAAGA GTTTCTCATTGGTGGCCAGGCCTCCGGCTGGTGTTCTGAGGGTTGCCAGGCTATCGTGGATACAGGCACCTCTCTGCTCACTGTGCCCCAGCAGTACATGAGCGCTCTTCTGCAGGCAACTGGGGCCCAGGAGGACGAGTATGGACAG TTTCTCGTGAACTGTAACAGCATCcaggatctgcccaccttgaccttcaTCATCAATGGCGTGGAGTTCCCTCTGCCACCCTCCTCCTACATCCTCAAT AACAACGGCTACTGCACCGTGGGAGTCGAGCCCACCTACCTGTCCGCCCAGAACAGCCAGCCCCTGTGGATCCTCGGGGATGTCTTCCTCAGGTCCTACTATTCCATCTACGACTTGAGCAACAACAGGGTGGGCTTTGCCACTGCTGCCTAG
- the PGC gene encoding gastricsin isoform X2 produces the protein MKWLVVVLLCLQLLEAAVVKVPLKKFKSIRETMKEKGLLGEFLRTHKYDPAWKYRFGDLSVSYEPMAYMDAAYFGEISIGTPPQNFLVLFDTGSSNLWVPSVYCQSQACTSHSRFNPSESSTYSTNGQTFSLQYGSGSLTGFFGYDTLTVQSIQVPNQEFGLSENEPGTNFVYAQFDGIMGLAYPTLSVDGATTAMQGMVQEGALTSPIFSVYLSDPVLESSGLGPPLTPSRAAPPSSTLQLPGKPLEQTRNILTPFTKTLPVSNLSRKVTSWAWVGLPGTCLPEAGSGGERRGKCGVGVPTTREPPRCQHHSGA, from the exons ATGAAGTGGTTGGTGGtggtcttgctctgcctccagcTCTTGGAGGCAGCAGTGGTCAA AGTGCCCCTGAAGAAATTTAAGTCTATCCGTGAGACCATGAAGGAGAAGGGCTTGCTGGGGGAGTTCCTGAGGACACACAAGTATGATCCTGCTTGGAAGTACCGCTTTGGTGACCTCAGCGTATCCTACGAGCCCATGGCCTACATGGAT GCTGCCTACTTTGGTGAGATCAGCATCGGGACTCCACCCCAGAACTTCCTGGTCCTTTTTGACACCGGCTCCTCCAACTTGTGGGTGCCCTCTGTCTACTGCCAGAGCCAGGCCTGCA CCAGTCACTCCCGCTTCAACCCCAGCGAGTCCTCCACCTACTCCACCAACGGGCAGACCTTCTCCCTGCAGTATGGCAGCGGCAGCCTCACCGGCTTCTTTGGCTACGACACTCTGACT GTCCAGAGCATCCAGGTCCCCAACCAGGAGTTCGGCTTGAGTGAGAATGAGCCTGGTACCAATTTCGTCTATGCTCAGTTTGATGGCATCATGGGCCTGGCCTACCCTACTCTGTCCGTGGATGGGGCCACCACAGCTATGCAGGGCATGGTGCAGGAGGGCGCCCTCACCAGCCCCATCTTCAGCGTCTACCTCAGCGA CCCGGTCCTGGAGTCTTCTGGTCTAGGTCCACCGCTGACCCCGAGCAG AGCAGCTCCACCCAGCTCCACACTCCAGCTACCAGGGAAGCCTCTGGAACAAACACGGAATATCCTTACCCCCTTCACCAAGACCCTACCTGTCTCCAATCTCAGCAGAAAAGTAACAAGCTGGGCCTGGGTGGGGCTCCCAGGGACATGTCTACCAGAGGCAGGAAgcggaggggagaggagaggaaagtgtGGGGTGGGGGTCCCAACCACTAGGGAACCCCCCAGATGTCAGCATcattcgggagcctga